The region TTTAGGTGGCGGCGGTTTTGCCTCTAGATTAACCCAAGAATTAAGAGAAGGAAAAGGATATACTTATGGTATTCGTTCTGGTTTTTCTGGCACAAAAGCAAAAGGAGCTTTTACCATTTCTAGCGGCGTAAGAAGTAACGTTACCTTAGAATCTGCACAAGCTGTCAAGAAAATTTTAGAAGATTATCCGAATACTTTTTCTGATAAAGATCTGGAAACCACAAAAAGTTTCTTGATTAAGAGTAACGCTAGAGCTTTTGAAACTTCGAGAGCAAAATTAAATATGCTATCGAATATGAGTGCTTATGGTTGGAAATCTGATTATGTAAAGGACAGAGAAAATATAGTAAATACTATGACTAAAGAGCGTATTGCTGAACTAGCCAATCAATATATAAACCCTAATAAAATGATTTGGTTGGTTGTGGGTGATGCCGAAACACAATTAGAAAGAATGAAAGAATTGGGATATGGAGAACCAATATTATTAAACAAAAGACAAAAACAAATTAAAAATTAAAAAAGGATATTTTTTAAAAGATCCTTTGCTATAAAAAATCGGCTTCCAAAATAATTTGGAAGCCGGTTTTTTATTTTTATGAAGCTTCAATACCAATTATGATTTGAAATTACTGGACCAAAAAATAAAGCATAACATACGCTACGATTTCTCATCTAGTTGAAACATAAGGATAAAAGGCGCATTTATTACGATAATTTCAATTGATAAATAGCATAAAACTCCTATAAACATTGCTCATAATTAGAGTCTTTTTTATACATCGTAGTATGTAATGCGCCATCTTCATAAAATTCTGCAATGTTGTGATCACAAGAAAATTGTAATTCATAGGTTTTAATATTACCAAAATTCAGATCCAAAATTAAAAAATCTCCTGAAATACTGTAATCTTCTGTTCCTGGAATCGCTTTATCTGCAAAAACACTATCGGCACCGTAAAATGTAAAACGTTGTCCGTTTTTAAAAGTATACATTACCCGATTTTCAAAACCTTTTAAAAGCCATTCCCCATTTTCTAATAGTGATACCTTATCATGAATGGTTAGTTCTCCTGTAAATTCTTCATTTGAGTCTTCACAACTTATAAATCCGATTGCAATGATTAAAGTGATAAAAAATGTTACCTTTTTAGAATTAGTTTTCATAATAAATAATTTTTTCGTTTATATTTTAGATTCCTTAAATAAACTACTATTCAACTTTTTTTGACTACAAAACCTTATTGAACAAGAAAATTCACCCTTAAAAAGGAAAAAAACCTTTAAAAGATTCTTTAATATTACACTGTTGCTCCACTAGCGGTAACACCTCTATCAATTTTACGCATTAAGCCACGTAAAACTTTTCCTGGACCAACTTCAATAAATTCTGTTCCACCATCCGCAATCATTTGTTGTATAGATTGCGTCCATTTTACAGGCGCGGTTAATTGACTCATTAAGTTTTTCTTAATTTCAGCAGGATCTATAACAGCACTTGCCGTTACGTTTTGATATACTGGGCAACTAGGCGCTTTAAATTCAGTTGCCGCAATTGCAGCTGCTAATTCTTCTCTTGCGGGCTCCATCATCGGGGAATGAAATGCTCCACCAACAGGCAATATTACCGCCATTTTAGCACCTTTTTCTTTTAAAATTTCACAAGCTTTTTCGACCGCTTCAATCTCTCCAGAAATTACCAATTGTCCTGGACAGTTATAATTTGCAGCAACAACAATTCCATCAATCTCAGCACAAACATCTTCTACAACTGCATCTTCTAAACCAATAATTGCTGCCATGGTAGAAGGTGCAATTTCACATGCTTTTTGCATGGCTAAAGCACGTTTAGAAACTAATTTTAATCCATCTTGAAAAGATAAAACTCCATTGGCAACCAAAGCCGAAAGCTCTCCTAGAGAATGTCCTGCCACCATTTCTGGTTGAAAAGAATCCCCTAAAACTTTGGCTAAAATTACCGAATGTAAGAAAATTGCAGGCTGGGTAACTTTCGTTTCTTTTAATTGCTCTGCGGTTCCTTCAAACATAATATCTGTAATATGAAACCCTAAAATAGTATTTGCTTTTTCAAAATATTCTTGAGCTAACGGATACTTTTCGTATAAATCCAATCCCATTCCTGGAAATTGCGCTCCTTGTCCTGGAAAAATATATGCCTTCATTGTCTAGTATTTAAATATTAATTTGTTTAATTCTATAAAATTGTAAGCAAAAATAATCATTTTTTATTTGAAGCTATTTCCTGCTTTCCACTATATCTTTTTGTGAAAAAACAAAAAGGATGCCGTTTCAATCAGGGCTAAAATTGTTTAATAACTCAGATCATTTGTGAAACAAAAATAATATTTATTAACTTCGTACCATGAATCAAAAAGACAAACTTGTTGCCAATAGAATTTATCTTATTCTGGCAGCCCTTTTTATCGC is a window of Polaribacter litorisediminis DNA encoding:
- the fabD gene encoding ACP S-malonyltransferase, producing MKAYIFPGQGAQFPGMGLDLYEKYPLAQEYFEKANTILGFHITDIMFEGTAEQLKETKVTQPAIFLHSVILAKVLGDSFQPEMVAGHSLGELSALVANGVLSFQDGLKLVSKRALAMQKACEIAPSTMAAIIGLEDAVVEDVCAEIDGIVVAANYNCPGQLVISGEIEAVEKACEILKEKGAKMAVILPVGGAFHSPMMEPAREELAAAIAATEFKAPSCPVYQNVTASAVIDPAEIKKNLMSQLTAPVKWTQSIQQMIADGGTEFIEVGPGKVLRGLMRKIDRGVTASGATV